Proteins encoded within one genomic window of Prauserella marina:
- the aceE gene encoding pyruvate dehydrogenase (acetyl-transferring), homodimeric type, whose amino-acid sequence MAPQNDKAERGAGAGASGDGAPARVRVIRDGLAAHLPDIDPEETAEWLDSFDAALATGGQQRARYLMLRVLERARERNVGVPPLTATDYVNTIPTENEPWFPGDEEIERRYRAWIRWNAAIMVHRAQRPGVGVGGHISTYASSAALYEVGFNHFFRGKDHSGGGDHVFFQGHASPGMYARAFLEGRLNENQLDGFRQEYSHAGEGGGLPSYPHPRLMQDFWEYPTVSMGLGPMNAIYQARFNRYLHARGVKDTSDQHVWAFLGDGEMDEPESRGLIHVAAGEGLDNLTFVINCNLQRLDGPVRGNGKIIQELEAYFRGAGWNVIKVIWGREWDSLLSADRDGALVNLMNTTPDGDYQTYKANDGAYVREHFFGRDPRTKELVKDLTDADIWNLKRGGHDYRKVYAAYKAAMEHHGRPTVILAHTIKGYGLGPAFEGRNATHQMKKLTLDDLKLFRDSQRIPISDEQLERDPKLPPYYHPGEDSPEIQYLLGRRKTLGGFVPERRAKAKPLVLPGDSVYEAVRKGSGKQEVATTMAFVRLVRELAKDAEIGSRIVPIIPDEARTFGLDSMFPTAKIYNPQGQTYTSVDAQLMLAYKESEQGQLLHEGINEAGSTASFTAVGTSYATHGEPMIPVYIFYSMFGFQRTGDGLYAAADQMARGFVLGATAGRTTLTGEGLQHADGHSLLLSATNPAAVAYDPAWSFEIAHIVRSGLHRMYGETGPNGNGENVFYYITIYNEPYQQPAEPDNLDVDGLLKGLYKYADAPEGGDSAGPEVQLLVSGVTMPDALRAQRMLLDEWGVRAAVWSATSWTELRREAVEVDRDNFLYPADTPRIPYVTQALRDANGPIVAASDWMRAVPDLIRPWVPGDMLTLGTDGFGFSDTRPAARRHFLVDAQSITVGALTILARRGEIDQAKVVEAAEKYQIHDVAAAGPQTSDSGVA is encoded by the coding sequence TTGGCCCCCCAGAACGACAAGGCCGAGCGCGGCGCGGGAGCCGGCGCTTCCGGCGATGGCGCACCGGCGCGAGTTCGCGTCATCCGCGACGGACTGGCGGCGCATCTGCCCGACATCGACCCCGAAGAGACAGCCGAATGGCTGGATTCCTTCGACGCGGCGCTGGCGACGGGTGGCCAGCAGCGGGCACGATACCTGATGTTGCGCGTGCTGGAACGCGCACGGGAACGCAACGTGGGCGTTCCGCCACTCACCGCGACCGACTACGTCAACACCATTCCCACGGAGAACGAGCCGTGGTTCCCCGGTGACGAGGAGATCGAGCGTCGCTACCGCGCCTGGATCAGGTGGAACGCGGCGATCATGGTGCACAGGGCTCAGCGTCCCGGTGTCGGCGTCGGCGGGCACATCTCGACGTATGCCTCCTCCGCCGCCCTCTACGAGGTCGGCTTCAACCACTTCTTCCGGGGCAAGGACCACTCCGGCGGCGGCGACCACGTCTTCTTCCAGGGCCACGCCTCCCCCGGGATGTACGCGCGCGCCTTCCTCGAAGGACGCCTGAACGAGAACCAGCTCGACGGGTTCCGGCAGGAGTACTCGCACGCCGGTGAGGGAGGGGGCCTGCCCTCCTACCCGCATCCGCGCCTGATGCAGGACTTCTGGGAGTACCCGACGGTGTCCATGGGGCTCGGCCCGATGAACGCCATCTACCAGGCGAGGTTCAACCGCTACCTGCACGCCCGGGGTGTCAAGGACACGAGCGACCAGCACGTGTGGGCGTTCCTCGGCGACGGTGAGATGGACGAGCCGGAGTCGCGCGGATTGATCCACGTCGCCGCGGGCGAGGGACTCGACAACCTGACCTTCGTCATCAACTGCAACCTGCAGCGGCTCGACGGTCCGGTTCGCGGCAACGGCAAGATCATCCAGGAGCTCGAAGCCTACTTCCGGGGTGCGGGCTGGAACGTGATCAAGGTCATCTGGGGCCGCGAGTGGGACTCGCTGCTTTCGGCCGACCGCGATGGCGCGCTGGTCAACCTGATGAACACCACGCCAGACGGCGACTACCAGACCTACAAGGCCAACGACGGCGCCTACGTCAGGGAGCACTTCTTCGGCAGGGATCCCCGCACGAAGGAGCTGGTGAAGGACCTCACCGACGCCGACATCTGGAACCTCAAGCGCGGCGGGCACGACTACCGCAAGGTCTACGCCGCGTACAAGGCGGCGATGGAGCACCACGGCAGGCCGACGGTGATCCTCGCCCACACCATCAAGGGTTACGGCCTCGGCCCCGCCTTCGAGGGCCGCAACGCCACGCACCAGATGAAGAAGCTGACGCTGGACGACCTCAAGCTGTTCCGCGACTCGCAGCGCATCCCCATCAGCGACGAGCAACTGGAGCGCGACCCGAAGCTGCCGCCGTACTACCACCCGGGTGAGGACTCCCCCGAGATCCAGTACCTGCTCGGCAGGCGCAAGACGCTCGGCGGTTTCGTCCCCGAACGCCGCGCCAAGGCCAAGCCGCTCGTGCTGCCCGGCGATTCGGTGTACGAGGCGGTGCGCAAGGGCTCCGGCAAGCAGGAGGTCGCCACCACGATGGCGTTCGTCAGGCTGGTCCGCGAGCTGGCCAAGGACGCCGAGATCGGCTCGCGCATCGTGCCGATCATCCCCGACGAGGCCCGCACCTTCGGCCTCGACTCGATGTTCCCCACGGCCAAGATCTACAACCCGCAGGGGCAGACCTACACCTCGGTCGACGCGCAACTCATGCTGGCCTACAAGGAATCGGAGCAGGGCCAGCTGCTGCACGAAGGCATCAACGAGGCCGGGTCGACCGCGTCGTTCACGGCGGTGGGCACCTCCTACGCCACGCACGGCGAGCCGATGATCCCGGTCTACATCTTCTACTCGATGTTCGGGTTCCAGCGCACCGGAGACGGGCTCTACGCCGCGGCCGACCAGATGGCGAGGGGCTTCGTTCTCGGCGCCACGGCGGGAAGGACGACGCTCACCGGCGAAGGACTTCAGCACGCCGACGGGCATTCGCTCCTGCTTTCGGCGACCAACCCCGCCGCGGTCGCCTACGACCCCGCGTGGTCGTTCGAGATCGCGCACATCGTGCGGTCGGGCCTGCACAGGATGTACGGCGAGACGGGCCCCAACGGCAACGGGGAGAACGTCTTCTACTACATCACCATCTACAACGAGCCCTACCAGCAGCCAGCCGAGCCGGACAATCTCGACGTCGACGGCCTGCTCAAGGGTCTCTACAAGTACGCGGACGCGCCGGAGGGCGGTGATTCGGCAGGGCCGGAGGTCCAGCTGCTGGTGTCGGGCGTGACCATGCCGGACGCGTTGCGGGCACAGCGGATGCTGCTCGACGAGTGGGGTGTACGGGCGGCCGTGTGGTCGGCGACCTCGTGGACCGAGCTGCGCAGGGAAGCCGTCGAGGTCGACAGGGACAACTTCCTCTACCCCGCCGACACCCCGAGAATCCCGTACGTCACCCAGGCTCTGCGGGACGCCAACGGTCCCATCGTCGCGGCGTCCGACTGGATGCGGGCCGTGCCGGACCTGATCCGGCCTTGGGTTCCCGGCGACATGCTGACGCTGGGCACCGACGGGTTCGGTTTCTCCGACACCAGGCCCGCCGCGCGCAGGCACTTCCTCGTCGACGCGCAGTCGATCACGGTCGGCGCGCTGACGATACTGGCGCGGCGTGGCGAGATCGACCAGGCGAAGGTCGTCGAGGCCGCCGAGAAGTACCAGATCCACGACGTCGCCGCGGCAGGCCCGCAGACGTCGGACTCCGGCGTCGCATAG
- a CDS encoding alpha-hydroxy acid oxidase: MTKRRLPRPAELAEILRPKPFVLNPTDRRLSNAHTIADLRSMARKRTPRAVFDYTDGAAELEDSLRRARQGYRRVEFRPNILRGVSEVDTSVTVLGKRGELPFAFAPTGFTRMMNHEGERAVARVAQREGIPYALSTMGTTSIEDVAEAAPSARKWFQLYVWHDRAVGADLMRRAWDSGYDTLLLTVDTPVGGARMRDVRNGLTIPPTLTPRTFLDGAMHPAWWMNLLTTEPLAFASLVSTSGGTVADLIDKIFDPTLNFDDLAWVKESWPGSLVVKGVQNADDARDVVKAGADAVILSNHGGRQLDRAPTPLELLPATLEAVHGVRDDAEVWLDTGILSGGDIVAAMAMGADLCLIGRAYLYGLMAGGERGVQRAVDILRTELVRTMQLLGVASVSDLSPSNAILR, translated from the coding sequence GTGACCAAGCGCAGGCTGCCACGTCCGGCCGAGCTCGCCGAGATCCTGCGGCCGAAGCCCTTCGTGCTCAACCCGACCGACCGCAGGCTCTCGAACGCCCACACGATCGCCGACCTGCGCTCGATGGCCCGCAAGCGCACGCCGAGGGCGGTGTTCGACTACACCGACGGCGCCGCCGAGCTCGAAGACAGTCTGCGCAGGGCGAGACAGGGCTACCGGAGGGTCGAATTCCGGCCGAACATCCTGCGCGGCGTGTCCGAAGTGGACACCAGCGTCACGGTGCTCGGCAAGCGCGGCGAGCTGCCGTTCGCGTTCGCGCCGACCGGGTTCACCCGCATGATGAACCACGAGGGAGAGCGCGCGGTCGCCCGCGTCGCGCAGCGCGAGGGCATCCCCTACGCGCTGTCCACGATGGGAACCACCTCCATCGAGGACGTCGCCGAGGCCGCGCCGTCGGCGCGCAAATGGTTCCAGCTCTACGTGTGGCACGACCGCGCCGTCGGCGCCGACCTCATGCGCAGGGCCTGGGATTCGGGCTACGACACGCTGTTGCTCACGGTCGACACCCCGGTCGGCGGAGCGCGCATGCGCGACGTGCGCAACGGCCTGACGATCCCGCCGACGCTGACTCCCCGCACGTTCCTCGACGGAGCCATGCACCCCGCGTGGTGGATGAACCTGCTCACCACGGAACCACTCGCGTTCGCGTCGCTGGTCAGCACATCGGGCGGCACCGTCGCCGATCTGATCGACAAGATCTTCGACCCGACGCTGAACTTCGACGATCTCGCCTGGGTGAAGGAGAGCTGGCCGGGTTCGCTGGTGGTCAAGGGCGTGCAGAACGCCGACGACGCCCGCGACGTCGTCAAGGCGGGTGCCGACGCCGTCATCCTGTCCAACCACGGAGGCAGGCAGCTCGACAGGGCACCGACGCCGCTTGAGCTGCTGCCCGCCACGCTGGAGGCCGTCCACGGGGTCAGGGACGACGCGGAGGTGTGGCTCGACACGGGCATCCTCTCCGGCGGCGACATCGTCGCCGCGATGGCCATGGGAGCCGATTTGTGCCTCATCGGAAGGGCCTACCTCTACGGCCTGATGGCCGGAGGTGAGCGGGGCGTCCAGCGCGCCGTCGACATCCTGCGCACCGAGCTCGTGCGCACCATGCAATTGCTCGGTGTCGCCTCTGTGAGCGACCTGTCTCCCAGCAACGCAATCCTGCGTTAG